A single Amphiura filiformis chromosome 19, Afil_fr2py, whole genome shotgun sequence DNA region contains:
- the LOC140140986 gene encoding uncharacterized protein, translating to MDGLLSCEICGQRDGMVTEEDIKTHMFLEHEEKGPSCPLCNLSELTLEELQLHMNTAHEDVLSPGTSKTNVMNRSKSTPNSAYSGSNPMKRPKPKMAAIFPSPSEETPNGFVEDHATTSNHEKSKCKAQEIELSDINFEHDQTTSKSTYPLQLRAPEFDNYNSNLDHDKNDAISNQSHKTNNESLEMASFGLDGSMLLISDSEDDNVSMPGSSTDSPSRKRPRNGTMNSVISDSSNVSNEGGETQKSPFKRFLDTFTPKRMGEKNGCGGSPGIWTDSDDLTSDIIPPGERSEDGEGKPECPFCGLWGLDPDAITQHIESAHNDLLSPNGASSQSKQGSPNKSKPKPTLLSLSQSAKKVESAILCPICGLGNYDPDVITAHINAEHPELGTSHSSANNINAKSARPKGAEAIPGSSDSSCPMCGLSGLTPAALADHVEGHFVENAAVEQERLCNEDDKLARELAEKERQLQEKKEKEEFEKLKAQYGMDGSSGYQQQSDSALEKAVARGQISVADYHQQRGRIKQVVATGMDDGRSRTQGLISKIEAFYSKDNRNVSYGRVCSDMDHFGATPGDRGWGCGYKNLQMLLSGMLNDSTYKNVVFNGRDAIPAIGKLQQLIEAAWEQGWDPQGREQLGGAVCNTRKWIGATEVVAVLSYLRAKYVLVDFHRPTGPNGTHPKMFEWVRDYFGQPGARLFNRGNQVKTNKLSLYLQHQGHSRTIVGYEVLKDNSIRLLIFDPSMSSDDKQSLQQNELNAQIMRPIRKSLAQMKAKQYQIVGVLGILGSEREYQESKLIRSQRIP from the exons ATGGACGGGCTTCTCTCGTGTGAGATTTGTGGGCAGCGAGACGGCATGGTGACAGAGGAAGACATCAAGACACACATGTTTCTAGAACATGAGGAGAAAGGTCCATCGTGTCCGCTGTGTAATCTAAGTGAACTGACGTTGGAAGAGCTTCAGCTACATATGAATACAGCTCACGAAGATGTGCTTAGTCCTGGTACTTCTAAGACTAATGTCATGAATAGAAGTAAGAGTACACCTAACAGTGCTTATAGTG GAAGCAATCCTATGAAGAGACCCAAacccaaaatggctgccatattCCCCAGTCCTTCTGAAGAAACCCCCAATGGATTTGTAGAAGATCATGCCACCACATCAAAccatgagaagtcaaaatgcaaagCACAAGAAATTGAACTTTCCGATATCAATTTTGAACATGACCAAACAACTTCAAAGTCTACGTATCCTCTCCAGCTAAGAGCACCAGAATTTGATAATTACAACTCAAATCTTGATCATGACAAAAATGATGCAATTTCAAATCAAAGTCATAAAACAAACAACGAAAGTTTAGAAATGGCATCTTTTGGACTCGATGGCAGCATGTTATTAATAAGCGACTCAGAAGATGACAACGTCTCTATGCCTGGAAGTAGCACCGACAGCCCAAGTAGAAAGCGCCCTCGCAACGGTACCATGAACAGCGTCATTTCTGATAGTAGCAATGTGTCTAATGAAGGAGGAGAAACACAGAAAAGTCCATTCAAAAGGTTTTTGGACACTTTTACTCCAAAAAGGATGGGGGAGAAAAATGGGTGCGGGGGTTCACCAGGAATTTGGACAGATTCTGATGACCTTACGTCTGATATAATACCCCCAGGTGAAAGGTCAGAAGATGGGGAAGGTAAACCTGAATGTCCATTTTGTGGTTTGTGGGGACTTGATCCTGATGCAATAACCCAACATATTGAGAGTGCACACAATGATTTGTTAAGTCCAAATGGGGCCTCATCCCAATCAAAGCAAGGTTCTCCAAACAAATCCAAACCAAAACCAACGTTACTTAGCCTGAGTCAGAGTGCAAAGAAAGTCGAAAGTGCAATACTATGCCCAATATGTGGTCTTGGAAACTACGATCCCGATGTTATAACAGCACACATCAATGCAGAACATCCAGAGTTGGGAACCAGCCACTCATCAGCAAACAATATCAATGCAAAATCTGCAAGACCAAAAGGAGCAGAGGCAATACCAGGAAGTAGTGATTCGTCATGTCCTATGTGTGGTTTAAGTGGTTTGACTCCAGCCGCATTAGCCGACCATGTTGAGGGACACTTTGTTGAGAATGCAGCTGTCGAACAGGAGAGGTTGTGCAATGAGGATGATAAACTTGCTCGTGAGTTGGCTGAGAAGGAGAGACAGTTGCAggagaagaaggaaaaggagGAATTTGAAAAACTAAAG GCTCAGTATGGCATGGATGGGTCTTCAGGTTATCAGCAGCAGTCAGATTCGGCATTAGAAAAAGCTGTGGCTAGAGGTCAAATATCTGTCGCAGACTATCATCAACAAAGAGGGCGTATTAAACAAGTCGTTGCTACGGGAATGGATGATGGCAGATCACGTACACAAg GTCTTATCAGCAAAATAGAAGCATTCTATTCCAAAGACAACCGCAATGTATCGTACGGGCGTGTCTGCAGTGACATGGATCATTTTGGTGCCACCCCTGGTGATAGGGGATGGGGGTGTGGCTACAAGAATCTACAGATGTTACTCTCAGGGATGCTTAATGATTCTACCTACAAAAATGTGGTTTTCAACG GTCGAGATGCCATTCCTGCCATTGGAAAACTACAGCAACTGATAGAAGCAGCCTGGGAACAAGGCTGGGACCCGCAAGGTAGAGAACAGCTAGGGGGCGCTGTGTGCAATACGAGAAAATGGATTGGTGCTACTGAGGTTGTGGCTGTGCTGTCATATCTCAGAGCCAA ATATGTGCTGGTAGATTTTCACAGGCCTACAGGCCCTAATGGGACACACCCAAAGATGTTTGAATGGGTCAGAGACTACTTTGGACAACCAGGAGCTAGACTCTTCAACAGAGGCAATCAAGTCAAGACTAATAAGTTGTCTTTATATTTACAACACCAAG GTCACAGTAGGACTATTGTGGGCTATGAGGTTCTGAAAGACAACTCCATCCGTCTGTTGATCTTTGACCCCAGCATGTCATCTGATGATAAGCAGTCATTACAACAGAATGAGCTGAATGCACAAATTATGCGACCAATCAGGAAGAGCCTTGCTCAGATGAAGGCTAAACAGTACCAGATTGTTGGAGTATTGGGGATACTTGGAAGTGAGAGGGAATATCAG GAAAGTAAACTGATACGCTCACAGAGGATTCCATAG